From the Streptomyces pluripotens genome, one window contains:
- a CDS encoding FtsK/SpoIIIE domain-containing protein translates to MSDLTTLLEVGGPVAVLGGGAAYARAKHPAAYWSTIGLPVSTVRLLSSYGSVMEACGLTVAPSRLRVLAMKAMTQREVRPVPPRRGIIRPTLTGLKLRLRLAPGQEPADIAASAERLRHAWGVHSAYVTTVKPGVVELRLVGYDVLRRVRMPRKAAGGFLTVPVALREDATPFIRDYRTIPHQLTLGATLSGKSMYLRHLIAGLARQPVALVGIDCKRGVELAPFAPRLSALATDPDQAAELLPTLVKEMEDRYDLIRARQGIAPDTPDEEITSDIWGLPEDERPVPVVLFVDEVAELFLVATKKDEERRDEMVTQLIRLAQLGRAAGIYLEVCGQRFGAELGKGATMLRAQLTGRVCHRVNDEASAKMALGDIAPEAVHAACSIAPERPGLAVAGDTSGGWSRIRTPYLSLGDAAETCQESAHMVPDLAVLKPFRPDVPVRPVESAAPVVLPHPVID, encoded by the coding sequence ATGTCCGACCTGACGACGCTTCTCGAAGTGGGTGGTCCTGTCGCCGTACTCGGCGGCGGGGCCGCCTACGCCCGGGCCAAGCACCCGGCGGCGTACTGGTCCACGATCGGCCTCCCGGTGTCCACGGTCCGGCTGCTCAGCTCGTACGGCTCGGTCATGGAAGCGTGCGGCCTGACCGTGGCGCCCTCCCGACTGCGCGTCCTCGCCATGAAGGCCATGACGCAGCGCGAGGTGCGGCCCGTACCGCCGCGCCGGGGCATCATCCGACCCACTCTGACCGGGTTGAAGCTTCGCCTCCGCCTGGCACCCGGCCAGGAACCCGCCGACATCGCCGCGTCCGCCGAGCGGCTGCGGCACGCCTGGGGCGTTCATTCCGCGTACGTCACCACCGTCAAGCCGGGGGTCGTCGAGCTGAGGCTCGTGGGCTACGACGTCTTACGGCGGGTGCGTATGCCGCGCAAGGCCGCGGGCGGCTTCCTCACGGTGCCGGTCGCACTGCGAGAGGACGCGACGCCGTTCATACGCGACTACCGCACCATCCCGCACCAACTCACCCTCGGCGCAACCCTTTCCGGCAAGTCCATGTACCTGCGCCACCTGATCGCCGGACTCGCCCGACAGCCGGTCGCCCTGGTCGGCATCGACTGCAAGCGCGGCGTCGAACTGGCTCCCTTCGCACCCCGGCTTTCGGCGCTCGCCACGGACCCGGACCAGGCGGCCGAGCTGCTGCCCACGCTGGTCAAGGAGATGGAGGACCGATACGACCTGATCAGGGCCCGGCAGGGCATAGCCCCGGACACCCCGGACGAGGAGATCACCTCCGACATCTGGGGACTGCCCGAGGACGAACGCCCGGTGCCCGTCGTGCTGTTCGTGGACGAGGTGGCAGAGCTGTTCCTCGTGGCCACCAAGAAGGACGAGGAACGCCGGGACGAGATGGTCACCCAGCTCATCCGGCTCGCCCAGCTCGGCCGCGCCGCCGGCATCTACCTGGAAGTCTGCGGACAGCGCTTCGGTGCCGAACTCGGCAAGGGCGCCACCATGCTCCGCGCCCAGCTCACCGGCCGCGTGTGCCACCGCGTCAACGATGAAGCCTCCGCCAAGATGGCGCTCGGCGACATCGCACCCGAAGCGGTGCATGCGGCTTGCTCCATCGCACCCGAACGCCCCGGCCTGGCCGTGGCAGGCGACACCTCCGGCGGCTGGTCCCGCATCCGCACGCCGTACCTCTCCCTCGGCGACGCCGCCGAGACCTGCCAGGAATCGGCGCACATGGTGCCCGACCTGGCCGTGCTGAAGCCCTTCCGGCCGGACGTGCCCGTGCGCCCGGTCGAGTCCGCGGCACCTGTCGTCCTGCCCCACCCGGTCATCGACTGA
- a CDS encoding DUF2637 domain-containing protein — protein sequence MRARLARVDAVLVQALIAAALSFAHLHDLAMAAGQDGWKAWAYPVSVDLLLVAAWRRLRSGTTKAAAWCWFVTALTASLGANVATAGLLDLSNVPAWLRTLVAGWPAVAFLGGTLLAHTAPETDPGTEVIEDQEDEPETAPEPPAQPTIEAPAQTPPVPVPSALVEHARKVAAEHHARTGTPIDTPTLRARLGVPAPMAEAIATHI from the coding sequence ATGCGCGCCCGCCTGGCCCGCGTCGACGCGGTACTCGTCCAAGCTCTCATCGCCGCCGCGCTGTCCTTCGCCCACCTCCACGACCTCGCCATGGCAGCCGGACAGGATGGGTGGAAAGCCTGGGCCTACCCCGTCTCCGTCGATCTGCTGTTGGTCGCTGCCTGGCGTCGACTGCGCTCCGGTACGACCAAAGCGGCGGCCTGGTGCTGGTTCGTCACCGCGCTCACCGCATCCCTCGGCGCCAACGTCGCCACCGCCGGCCTCCTCGACCTCAGCAATGTCCCGGCCTGGCTGCGCACCCTCGTCGCGGGCTGGCCCGCCGTCGCCTTCCTCGGCGGAACCCTCCTCGCCCACACCGCGCCCGAGACAGACCCCGGCACCGAGGTCATCGAGGACCAGGAGGACGAGCCCGAAACCGCACCCGAACCGCCTGCCCAACCGACCATCGAGGCACCGGCACAGACCCCACCCGTGCCGGTCCCATCCGCCCTGGTCGAACACGCCCGCAAGGTCGCCGCCGAGCATCACGCCCGCACCGGTACCCCCATCGACACCCCGACCCTCCGCGCCCGCCTCGGCGTCCCAGCCCCCATGGCCGAAGCCATCGCCACACACATCTGA
- a CDS encoding mobile element transfer protein — protein MTANRHFRNVIRIGPVQVGTAYDNRGREKHTAACTAPRCGFSADYDSRAAAELAARTHRCPVR, from the coding sequence GTGACCGCCAACCGGCACTTCCGCAACGTCATCCGCATCGGCCCCGTCCAGGTCGGAACCGCCTACGACAACCGGGGCCGCGAGAAGCACACCGCCGCCTGCACCGCTCCGCGCTGCGGCTTCTCCGCCGACTACGACAGCCGCGCCGCCGCCGAACTGGCCGCCCGCACCCACCGCTGCCCTGTTCGCTGA